From a region of the Streptomyces venezuelae genome:
- a CDS encoding DUF402 domain-containing protein, whose amino-acid sequence MTGTSKPGGSAARSAPRSPAQGPRWTPGEQVLWRYRDHAPGLKGPVHICRPVTVVQDTDELLAVWMAPGTECVKPVLADGTSVHEEPLATRYTAPRTTARSRWFGGGVLKLARPGDPWSVWLFWGPGWQFKNWYVNLEEPRSRWAGGVDSVDHFLDIAVYPDRSWKWLDEDEFAQAQRCGLMDREQADRVREAGRTAVGVISDWGAPFSDGWEDWRPDPAWRIPALPEDWDRTPAHMTS is encoded by the coding sequence ATGACAGGTACTTCCAAGCCCGGGGGCTCCGCGGCGCGGAGCGCGCCGCGGAGCCCCGCGCAGGGCCCGCGCTGGACGCCCGGGGAGCAGGTCCTCTGGCGCTACCGCGATCACGCCCCGGGACTGAAGGGCCCGGTCCACATCTGCCGCCCGGTGACCGTGGTCCAGGACACGGACGAGCTGCTGGCGGTGTGGATGGCCCCCGGCACCGAGTGCGTCAAGCCGGTCCTGGCCGACGGCACCTCCGTCCACGAGGAACCGCTCGCCACCCGCTACACGGCTCCGCGGACGACCGCACGGTCGCGCTGGTTCGGCGGCGGTGTCCTGAAGCTGGCCCGGCCCGGGGACCCCTGGTCGGTGTGGCTGTTCTGGGGCCCCGGCTGGCAGTTCAAGAACTGGTACGTGAACCTGGAGGAGCCGCGCTCGCGCTGGGCGGGCGGGGTGGACTCGGTGGACCACTTCCTGGACATCGCCGTCTACCCGGACCGCAGCTGGAAGTGGCTGGACGAGGACGAGTTCGCGCAGGCGCAGCGGTGCGGCCTGATGGACCGTGAGCAGGCCGACCGCGTACGGGAGGCCGGCCGCACGGCGGTCGGGGTGATCAGCGACTGGGGTGCCCCGTTCTCCGACGGCTGGGAGGACTGGCGGCCGGATCCGGCCTGGAGGATTCCGGCCCTTCCGGAGGACTGGGACCGCACCCCGGCGCATATGACGTCATGA
- a CDS encoding glycerophosphodiester phosphodiesterase: MTHTHLRTDRAVRVVAHRGASHEHPEHTLAAYRQAVADGADALECDVRLTADHRLVCVHDRRVERTSDGRGVVSAMTYEELCALDFGGWKGEEHRGAQVLLFEDLLKEALAADRPVGLAVETKHPTRTGGRLEAELVRVLKEHGLADGSSGLVELMSFSRNALVRLNRLAPGLPAVYLIERRLRPVRPPFAGHAGPGIDLVRKDPGLVGRLKAKGLRVRVWTVDEPEDVELCVRLGVDTLITNRPREVREYLGSL; this comes from the coding sequence ATGACGCACACGCACCTCCGTACCGACCGCGCCGTCCGGGTCGTCGCCCATCGCGGGGCCTCCCACGAGCACCCCGAGCACACCCTGGCCGCCTACCGGCAGGCCGTCGCGGACGGTGCCGACGCCCTCGAATGCGACGTACGGCTGACCGCCGACCACCGGCTGGTCTGCGTGCACGACCGGCGGGTGGAGCGGACCTCCGACGGGCGCGGGGTGGTGTCCGCCATGACCTACGAGGAGCTGTGCGCGCTCGACTTCGGCGGCTGGAAGGGCGAGGAGCACCGGGGGGCGCAGGTGCTGCTCTTCGAGGACCTGCTGAAGGAGGCGCTGGCCGCCGACCGGCCCGTCGGGCTGGCCGTGGAGACCAAGCACCCCACCCGCACCGGCGGCCGGCTGGAGGCCGAGCTCGTACGGGTGCTGAAGGAGCACGGGCTGGCGGACGGCTCCTCGGGGCTGGTCGAGTTGATGAGCTTCTCGCGCAACGCCCTGGTCCGGCTGAACCGGCTGGCGCCCGGGCTGCCCGCCGTCTATCTGATCGAGCGTCGGCTGCGGCCGGTCCGGCCGCCCTTCGCGGGGCACGCGGGGCCGGGCATCGACCTGGTGCGCAAGGATCCGGGGCTGGTGGGGCGGCTGAAGGCCAAGGGGCTGCGGGTGCGGGTGTGGACGGTGGACGAGCCGGAGGACGTGGAGCTGTGCGTGCGGCTCGGCGTGGACACCCTGATCACCAACCGGCCGCGCGAGGTGCGGGAGTACCTGGGCTCGCTGTGA
- a CDS encoding SpoIIE family protein phosphatase, translating to MTEYPTSQEGPQPVASGGGTDEAGHGKAPIAATEAVRTHAPGADAGPAAEPGGKAAAASDVRAARSAAGAGGSAGLPRPRRNASAATPGEVPAAAEPGQGAARPRPGASARDAAVGAAGHGGPAEAPRPRDGSDDMNDDADGLAAGPVASGDGGAGRHGSGGSSVPAGGSGEMTAARREGDRLRFVGAATRRIARGIDLDEIVLGLCRATVPTFSDAILVYLRDPLPVGDERPVGPVVLRLRRTDRLRPIDDLTDISSTIGAGMDLAGAAGATGELDFSQLPLVGPQGDLPAAELCEIRPGGALAEVLRGVRPVFGSSAAARAALPELLGVDHPLPGGDRAVLAPLRGRRRVIGAAVFLRSPERPAFEQNDLLVAAQLATHTALGIDKAVLYGREAYIADELQRTMLPDSLPQPTGVRLASRYLPAAETARVGGDWYDAIPLPGSRVALVVGDVMGHSMTSAAIMGQLRTTAQTLAQLDLPPAEVLHHLDEQAQRLGSDRMATCLYAVYDPVAHRITIANAGHPPPVLLHLGGRAEVLRVPPGAPIGVGGVDFEAVELDAPAGGTLLLYTDGLVESRLRDVWTGIEQLRERLATTAQLTGLDHPPPLEALCDDVLDMLGPGDRDDDIALLAARFDGIAPSDVAYWFLDPEETAPGRARRFARRALTRWGLEELEDSLELLVSEVVTNAVRYAERPVTLRLLRTDVLRCEVGDDSPQLPRQRRARDTDEGGRGLFLVNRMARRWGATRLSSGKVVWFELSLPGPGRR from the coding sequence GTGACGGAGTACCCCACCTCCCAGGAGGGCCCGCAGCCCGTCGCCTCCGGCGGAGGTACGGACGAGGCCGGCCACGGCAAGGCGCCCATCGCCGCCACCGAGGCCGTGCGCACGCATGCGCCGGGCGCCGACGCGGGCCCGGCGGCGGAGCCGGGCGGCAAGGCCGCGGCGGCCTCCGACGTGCGCGCGGCCCGCTCCGCGGCGGGCGCGGGCGGTTCCGCCGGGCTCCCCCGGCCCCGCCGCAACGCGTCCGCGGCCACCCCCGGCGAGGTACCCGCCGCGGCGGAGCCCGGCCAGGGCGCGGCCCGCCCCCGGCCCGGTGCGAGCGCCCGCGACGCGGCGGTCGGAGCCGCCGGTCACGGAGGTCCCGCCGAGGCCCCGCGCCCGCGCGACGGGAGCGACGACATGAACGACGACGCCGACGGCCTTGCGGCCGGCCCGGTCGCGAGCGGTGACGGCGGAGCCGGACGCCACGGCAGCGGCGGGAGCTCCGTACCGGCCGGGGGTTCCGGGGAGATGACCGCCGCGCGCCGGGAGGGGGACCGGCTGCGCTTCGTCGGCGCCGCCACCCGGCGGATCGCCCGCGGCATCGACCTCGACGAGATCGTGCTGGGCCTGTGCCGGGCCACCGTGCCGACCTTCTCCGACGCCATCCTCGTCTATCTGCGCGACCCGCTCCCGGTCGGTGACGAGCGGCCCGTCGGCCCGGTCGTTTTAAGGCTCCGGCGCACCGACCGGCTCCGGCCGATCGACGATCTGACCGACATCAGCAGCACCATCGGCGCGGGGATGGACCTCGCCGGGGCCGCGGGGGCCACCGGCGAGCTCGACTTCAGCCAGTTGCCGCTGGTCGGCCCGCAGGGTGACCTGCCCGCGGCCGAACTGTGCGAGATCCGGCCCGGCGGCGCGCTCGCCGAGGTGCTGCGCGGCGTACGGCCCGTCTTCGGGTCCTCCGCCGCCGCCCGGGCCGCACTGCCCGAGCTGCTCGGCGTCGACCACCCGCTGCCGGGCGGCGACCGGGCCGTCCTCGCGCCCCTGCGCGGCCGCCGCCGGGTGATCGGCGCCGCCGTCTTCCTGCGCAGCCCCGAGCGGCCCGCCTTCGAGCAGAACGACCTGCTGGTCGCCGCCCAGCTGGCCACCCACACCGCGCTCGGCATCGACAAGGCGGTCCTGTACGGCCGCGAGGCGTACATCGCCGACGAGCTGCAGCGCACCATGCTGCCCGACAGCCTCCCGCAGCCCACCGGGGTGCGGCTCGCCTCCCGCTACCTGCCCGCGGCCGAGACGGCCCGGGTCGGCGGCGACTGGTACGACGCCATACCGCTGCCCGGCAGCCGGGTCGCGCTCGTCGTCGGCGACGTCATGGGCCACTCCATGACCTCCGCCGCGATCATGGGTCAGCTCCGCACCACCGCGCAGACCCTCGCGCAGCTGGACCTGCCGCCCGCCGAGGTCCTGCACCACCTGGACGAGCAGGCGCAGCGCCTCGGCTCCGACCGCATGGCCACCTGCCTGTACGCCGTCTACGATCCCGTCGCGCACCGGATCACCATCGCCAACGCGGGCCATCCGCCGCCGGTGCTGCTGCACCTGGGCGGCCGCGCCGAAGTGCTCCGCGTACCCCCCGGCGCCCCCATCGGCGTCGGCGGCGTGGACTTCGAGGCCGTGGAGCTGGACGCGCCCGCCGGGGGCACCCTGCTGCTGTACACCGACGGCCTGGTGGAGTCGCGCCTGCGGGACGTGTGGACCGGCATCGAGCAGCTCCGCGAGCGTCTGGCCACCACCGCCCAGCTGACCGGTCTGGACCATCCGCCGCCGCTGGAGGCGCTCTGCGACGACGTCCTGGACATGCTCGGCCCGGGTGACCGGGACGACGACATCGCGCTGCTCGCGGCCCGGTTCGACGGGATCGCGCCCAGCGACGTCGCGTACTGGTTCCTGGACCCGGAGGAGACCGCTCCGGGCCGGGCCCGCCGGTTCGCCCGCCGCGCGCTGACCCGGTGGGGCCTGGAGGAGCTGGAGGACTCGCTGGAGCTGCTGGTCAGCGAGGTGGTCACCAATGCCGTCCGGTACGCGGAGCGGCCGGTGACCCTGCGTCTGCTGCGTACGGACGTACTGCGCTGCGAGGTCGGCGACGACTCGCCGCAGCTGCCGCGCCAGCGCCGGGCGCGGGACACCGACGAGGGCGGGCGCGGCCTGTTCCTGGTCAACCGGATGGCCCGCCGCTGGGGGGCCACGCGGCTCAGCAGCGGGAAGGTCGTCTGGTTCGAGCTGTCGCTGCCGGGGCCCGGGCGGCGCTGA
- a CDS encoding transglycosylase domain-containing protein: protein MGRAEVRKAQQQRGARRAPSGRAQGTEGSGSTGKRTGIRRFFTWKKILGTFFGLALLGMGALVALYFYVEEPNPNTQALQQSNVYKYADGTVMASKGKVNREILPIDKIPMDVQEAFIAIENKSFRSDQGVDFKGLARGLWNTATGRGKAGGSTITQQYVKNYYLTQEQTPTRKLKELVISLKVDQRMKKPEILAGYLNTSYFGRGAYGIQAAAQAYYGVDAEKLTLEQGAYLATLVQAPSQYDWSTASDDTKKRIKIRYDATLVNMVDMKKLDETKRQTMKFAEPIPPQPPAGMDGQKGYLVQAAEAELNAQGVERKLIDAGGWTFTLNIDPKKQEALEKAVEEELESKLDRKDTKGRPQDQSVQAGATSVDPKTGAIVAMYGGTSLKDHWSSNALRKDYQPGSTFKPVVLASALENGAKTQDDKPITPMALYDGTSKRPVVGSDIPFAPQNQENRNFGDPMMTVQDATNSSVNSVYAQMIVDVKPANVKKTALQVGMKDREGWPADKPAMALGTMSANTVEMAAVYATLDNHGKKVTPSIVKKAEHKDREVEPVQAVGSQAISRKTADTVTKVLTGVVNDEGASGNKVRSSAYEAAGKTGTTENNFSGWFAGYTPELVTVVAIFGEEPGTAKQVTLTGTAGLGRLGGSSFPASIWKAYTLSALKGADTGKFQLTEAEMGAVQTPSRSASPTPSPSPSSSAPAASSSPPQSPTPTPTPTATKTNPATPTPTPTPTPTATKTNGPKPPDPPLLLPEH, encoded by the coding sequence ATGGGCCGAGCAGAAGTGCGTAAGGCGCAGCAGCAGCGCGGTGCGCGGCGTGCGCCGAGCGGACGCGCGCAGGGCACCGAAGGAAGCGGAAGTACCGGCAAACGCACGGGCATACGCCGCTTCTTCACCTGGAAGAAGATCCTGGGCACGTTCTTCGGGCTGGCCCTGCTCGGTATGGGCGCGCTGGTAGCCCTGTACTTCTACGTCGAAGAGCCGAACCCCAACACGCAGGCGCTCCAGCAGAGCAACGTCTACAAGTACGCAGACGGCACGGTCATGGCCAGCAAGGGCAAGGTCAACCGCGAGATCCTGCCGATCGACAAGATCCCCATGGACGTGCAGGAAGCGTTCATCGCGATCGAGAACAAGTCCTTCCGCAGCGACCAGGGCGTCGACTTCAAGGGCCTGGCCCGTGGTCTGTGGAACACCGCGACCGGACGCGGCAAGGCCGGTGGCTCCACGATCACCCAGCAGTACGTCAAGAACTACTACCTGACGCAGGAGCAGACGCCGACCCGCAAGCTCAAGGAGCTGGTGATCTCCCTCAAGGTCGACCAGCGCATGAAGAAGCCCGAGATCCTCGCGGGTTACCTCAACACGAGCTACTTCGGCCGCGGCGCCTACGGCATCCAGGCCGCCGCCCAGGCGTACTACGGCGTCGACGCCGAGAAGCTGACGCTGGAACAGGGCGCCTACCTGGCCACCCTCGTCCAGGCCCCCAGCCAGTACGACTGGTCGACCGCCAGCGACGACACCAAGAAGCGGATCAAGATCCGCTACGACGCGACGCTCGTCAACATGGTCGACATGAAGAAGCTGGACGAGACCAAGCGCCAGACGATGAAGTTCGCGGAGCCGATCCCGCCGCAGCCGCCGGCCGGCATGGACGGCCAGAAGGGCTACCTCGTCCAGGCGGCCGAGGCCGAGCTCAACGCCCAGGGCGTCGAGCGGAAGCTGATCGACGCCGGCGGCTGGACGTTCACGCTGAACATCGACCCCAAGAAGCAGGAAGCGCTGGAGAAGGCCGTCGAGGAGGAGCTGGAGTCCAAGCTCGACCGCAAGGACACCAAGGGCCGGCCCCAGGACCAGAGCGTGCAGGCCGGTGCCACCTCCGTCGACCCGAAGACCGGCGCGATCGTCGCGATGTACGGCGGCACGAGCCTGAAGGACCACTGGTCCAGCAACGCCCTGCGCAAGGACTACCAGCCGGGCTCCACCTTCAAGCCGGTCGTGCTCGCCAGCGCCCTGGAGAACGGCGCGAAGACCCAGGACGACAAGCCGATCACGCCGATGGCGCTCTACGACGGCACCAGCAAGCGCCCGGTCGTCGGCAGCGACATCCCGTTCGCCCCGCAGAACCAGGAGAACCGCAACTTCGGCGACCCGATGATGACGGTCCAGGACGCGACCAACTCCTCGGTGAACTCCGTCTACGCGCAGATGATCGTGGACGTCAAGCCGGCCAACGTGAAGAAGACCGCGCTCCAGGTCGGCATGAAGGACCGTGAGGGCTGGCCGGCGGACAAGCCGGCCATGGCCCTCGGCACCATGAGCGCCAACACCGTGGAGATGGCGGCCGTCTACGCCACCCTCGACAACCACGGCAAGAAGGTCACGCCGAGCATCGTCAAGAAGGCCGAGCACAAGGACCGCGAGGTCGAGCCGGTCCAGGCCGTGGGTTCCCAGGCCATCAGCCGCAAGACCGCCGACACCGTCACCAAGGTGCTCACGGGCGTCGTCAACGACGAGGGCGCCTCCGGCAACAAGGTCCGCAGCAGCGCCTACGAGGCCGCCGGCAAGACCGGTACCACCGAGAACAACTTCTCCGGCTGGTTCGCCGGTTACACCCCCGAGCTCGTCACCGTCGTCGCGATCTTCGGCGAGGAGCCCGGCACCGCCAAGCAGGTCACCCTGACCGGTACGGCCGGCCTCGGCCGACTGGGCGGTTCCAGCTTCCCCGCCTCGATCTGGAAGGCGTACACCCTGTCCGCGCTCAAGGGCGCGGACACCGGCAAGTTCCAGCTGACCGAGGCCGAGATGGGCGCCGTGCAGACGCCGTCCCGCAGCGCCTCGCCGACCCCGTCGCCGTCGCCGTCCTCCAGCGCGCCTGCGGCCAGCAGCAGCCCGCCGCAGTCCCCGACGCCGACCCCGACGCCCACGGCGACGAAGACGAACCCGGCGACGCCCACGCCGACCCCGACCCCGACGCCCACGGCGACCAAGACCAACGGTCCCAAGCCGCCGGACCCGCCGCTGCTCCTGCCCGAGCACTAG
- a CDS encoding class II fumarate hydratase — protein MTDDQQADAFRTEHDSMGDVRVPRHAKWRAQTQRAVENFPVSGQRLERAHIEALARIKAAAAVVNAKLGVVDEDVADAIRSAAAEVADGRWDDHFPVDVFQTGSGTSSNMNTNEVIATLATERLGREVHPNDHVNASQSSNDVFPSSIHIAATAAVTGELIPALEHLAAALERKASAFAQVVKAGRTHLMDATPVTLGQEFGGYAAQIRYGVERLRAALPRLAELPLGGTAVGTGINTPPGFSAAVIAEVAATTGLPLTEARDHFEAQGARDALVETSGMLRTIAVSLTKISNDLRWMASGPRTGLAEINLPDLQPGSSIMPGKVNPVVPEAVLMVAAQVMGNDAAVAVAGAAGNFELNVMLPVMARNLLESIRLLGSASRLLADRTVDGITANEDRAREYAESSPSVVTPLNRYIGYEEAAKVAKRSLAERRTIREVVLESGYIERGALTLEQLDEALDVLRMTHP, from the coding sequence ATGACGGATGACCAGCAGGCCGACGCGTTCCGGACCGAGCACGACTCCATGGGTGACGTACGGGTGCCCCGGCACGCCAAATGGCGTGCCCAGACCCAGCGCGCGGTCGAGAACTTCCCCGTCTCGGGGCAGCGGTTGGAACGCGCCCACATCGAGGCACTCGCCCGGATCAAGGCCGCGGCCGCGGTGGTGAACGCGAAGCTCGGTGTCGTGGACGAGGACGTCGCCGACGCCATCCGCTCCGCCGCCGCCGAGGTCGCGGACGGGCGCTGGGACGACCACTTCCCCGTGGACGTCTTCCAGACCGGCTCCGGAACCTCGTCCAACATGAACACCAACGAGGTGATCGCCACCCTCGCCACCGAGCGCCTGGGCCGCGAGGTCCACCCCAACGACCACGTCAACGCCTCGCAGAGCTCCAACGACGTGTTCCCGTCGTCCATCCACATCGCCGCCACCGCCGCCGTCACCGGCGAGCTGATCCCGGCCCTGGAGCACCTGGCCGCCGCGCTGGAGCGCAAGGCGTCCGCGTTCGCGCAGGTCGTCAAGGCCGGGCGGACCCACCTGATGGACGCCACCCCGGTCACCCTCGGCCAGGAGTTCGGCGGGTACGCCGCCCAGATCCGCTACGGCGTCGAGCGGCTGCGGGCGGCCCTGCCCCGGCTGGCCGAGCTGCCGCTGGGCGGCACCGCGGTGGGCACCGGCATCAACACCCCGCCCGGGTTCTCCGCCGCGGTGATCGCCGAGGTCGCCGCCACGACCGGCCTGCCGCTGACCGAGGCCCGCGACCACTTCGAGGCCCAGGGGGCCCGGGACGCCCTCGTGGAGACCTCCGGAATGCTCCGCACGATCGCCGTCTCCCTCACGAAGATCTCCAACGACCTTCGCTGGATGGCTTCCGGACCGCGCACCGGTTTGGCCGAAATCAATCTCCCGGATCTCCAGCCGGGCTCCTCGATCATGCCGGGGAAGGTCAATCCGGTGGTCCCGGAGGCCGTCCTGATGGTCGCCGCCCAGGTCATGGGGAACGACGCGGCCGTCGCCGTGGCGGGCGCGGCCGGCAACTTCGAGCTCAACGTGATGCTGCCGGTGATGGCCAGGAACCTCCTCGAATCGATCCGGCTGCTCGGCAGCGCGAGCCGCCTGCTGGCCGACCGCACGGTCGACGGAATCACCGCCAACGAGGACCGGGCCAGGGAATACGCCGAGTCCTCGCCCTCCGTGGTCACCCCGCTCAACCGCTACATCGGCTACGAGGAGGCCGCCAAGGTCGCCAAGCGGTCCCTCGCCGAGCGCAGGACCATCAGGGAGGTGGTCCTGGAATCCGGTTACATCGAGCGCGGCGCCCTCACCCTGGAGCAGCTCGACGAGGCCCTGGACGTACTGCGCATGACACACCCCTGA
- a CDS encoding fumarate hydratase, which produces MPEFAYTDLLPLGEDTTPYRLVTAEGVSTFEADGRTFLKVEPEALRKLAEEAIHDIQHFLRPAHLAQLRRIIDDPEASSNDKFVALDLLKNANIAAAGVLPMCQDTGTAIVMGKRGQNVLTEGGDEAALSRGIYDAYTRLNLRYSQMAPITMWEEKNTGSNLPAQIELYATDGGAYKFLFMAKGGGSANKSFLYQETKAVLNEASMMKFLEEKIRSLGTAACPPYHLAIVVGGTSAEHALKTAKYASAHYLDELPREGSPLGHGFRDEALEQQVFELTQKIGIGAQFGGKYFCHDVRVVRLPRHGASLPVAIAVSCSADRQATAKITAEGVFLEQLETDPARFLPDTTDEHLNEASDVVSIDLNQPMDDILATLTKHPVKTRLSLTGPLVVARDIAHAKIKELLDSGAPMPQYLKDHPVYYAGPAKTPEGYASGSFGPTTAGRMDSYVEQFQAAGGSKVMLAKGNRSQQVTDACGTHGGFYLGSIGGPAARLAQDCIKKVEVLEYEELGMEAVWKIEVEDFPAFIVVDDKGNDFFQNPAPEPTFTHIPVRGPGL; this is translated from the coding sequence ATGCCAGAGTTTGCGTACACCGACCTGCTGCCCCTGGGCGAGGACACCACCCCGTACCGGCTGGTGACCGCCGAGGGCGTGTCCACCTTCGAGGCGGACGGCCGTACGTTCCTCAAGGTCGAGCCGGAGGCGCTGCGCAAGCTCGCCGAAGAGGCCATCCACGACATCCAGCACTTCCTGCGCCCCGCGCACCTCGCGCAGCTGCGCCGCATCATCGACGACCCCGAGGCCTCCTCGAACGACAAGTTCGTGGCGCTCGACCTGCTCAAGAACGCGAACATCGCGGCGGCCGGCGTCCTGCCGATGTGCCAGGACACGGGCACGGCGATCGTCATGGGCAAGCGCGGCCAGAACGTGCTGACCGAGGGCGGGGACGAGGCGGCGCTGTCGCGCGGCATCTACGACGCGTACACGCGCCTGAACCTGCGCTACTCGCAGATGGCCCCGATCACCATGTGGGAGGAGAAGAACACCGGCTCGAACCTGCCCGCGCAGATCGAGCTGTACGCGACCGACGGCGGCGCGTACAAGTTCCTCTTCATGGCCAAGGGCGGCGGCTCGGCCAACAAGTCCTTCCTCTACCAGGAGACCAAGGCGGTCCTCAACGAGGCCTCCATGATGAAGTTCCTGGAGGAGAAGATCCGCTCGCTCGGTACGGCGGCCTGCCCGCCCTACCACCTGGCGATCGTGGTCGGCGGCACCTCGGCCGAGCACGCGCTGAAGACCGCCAAGTACGCCTCGGCGCACTACCTGGACGAGCTGCCCCGCGAGGGCTCCCCGCTGGGCCACGGCTTCCGTGACGAGGCCCTGGAGCAGCAGGTCTTCGAGCTGACCCAGAAGATCGGCATCGGCGCGCAGTTCGGCGGCAAGTACTTCTGCCACGACGTCCGCGTCGTGCGCCTGCCCCGGCACGGCGCCTCGCTGCCGGTCGCGATCGCCGTGTCCTGCTCGGCGGACCGCCAGGCCACCGCGAAGATCACCGCCGAGGGCGTCTTCCTGGAGCAGCTGGAGACGGACCCGGCGCGCTTCCTGCCGGACACCACGGACGAGCACCTGAACGAGGCCTCGGACGTCGTCTCCATCGACCTGAACCAGCCGATGGACGACATCCTCGCGACCCTGACCAAGCACCCGGTGAAGACCCGCCTGTCGCTGACCGGCCCGCTGGTCGTGGCGCGCGACATCGCACACGCCAAGATCAAGGAGCTGCTGGACTCGGGTGCGCCGATGCCGCAGTACCTGAAGGACCACCCGGTCTACTACGCCGGTCCCGCGAAGACCCCCGAAGGCTACGCGTCGGGCTCCTTCGGCCCGACCACGGCCGGCCGCATGGACTCCTACGTCGAGCAGTTCCAGGCGGCGGGCGGCTCGAAGGTCATGCTGGCCAAGGGCAACCGCTCCCAGCAGGTGACGGACGCGTGCGGTACGCACGGCGGCTTCTACCTGGGCTCGATCGGCGGCCCGGCGGCGCGCCTGGCCCAGGACTGCATCAAGAAGGTCGAGGTCCTGGAGTACGAGGAGCTCGGCATGGAGGCGGTCTGGAAGATCGAGGTCGAGGACTTCCCGGCCTTCATCGTCGTAGACGACAAGGGCAACGACTTCTTCCAGAACCCGGCCCCGGAGCCGACGTTCACCCACATCCCGGTGCGCGGCCCGGGTCTGTAG
- a CDS encoding ricin-type beta-trefoil lectin domain protein, protein MLRSTFAAAAAIAAALGGVTAVTPMAQAAPASGAVAVPLSPELEAIRAAEATKIYGDPAVRPLNERKTGLISLGDSEISGEGVGNYDPATNTPNNQCHRSPDSAIHRTGIPADLTFNVACSGGYTGNIRIGGTKQYADELVQSDNLAVKARNAKIKMVLLVAGANDDLQFGPVMTDCVTRWVLIQGTCEPKYGPGWQARVDGLKPKVEATVADLRTVMRDAGYADSDYKLVVMGYPSPIGPDFYDNPNFPGKLPGGCAGYDSDAAWGRNYAVPAFEKGMRAAALASGAIYLDNSRLFHGHEVCMEDTWARGLYLDLGDHFPWDENTARQSFHPNYRGHGAFASCLTQLYASGLREASCADPASTGTPVLQAGAWDDKFKPLKNEATGNCLDAFGGSSADETKIVGWDCHGGRNQGWWYDTARKSLHIELTQDRCLDAPGANYGSGTGLIIWNCHGGANQQFVRDGATYRPAAAPGMCLTVAAAHEPLRLQTCNGSANQRFA, encoded by the coding sequence ATGCTCAGATCTACCTTCGCCGCCGCCGCGGCGATCGCGGCCGCCCTCGGGGGTGTCACCGCCGTCACCCCCATGGCCCAGGCGGCACCGGCCTCCGGGGCCGTCGCCGTGCCGCTGTCGCCCGAGCTGGAGGCCATCCGGGCCGCGGAGGCCACCAAGATCTACGGCGACCCCGCCGTGCGCCCGCTGAACGAGCGGAAAACAGGCCTGATCTCGCTGGGCGACAGCGAGATTTCGGGCGAAGGCGTCGGCAACTACGACCCCGCGACCAACACGCCGAACAACCAGTGCCACCGCTCGCCGGACTCGGCGATCCACCGCACCGGCATCCCGGCCGACCTGACCTTCAACGTCGCCTGCTCCGGCGGCTACACCGGCAACATCAGGATCGGCGGCACCAAGCAGTACGCCGACGAGCTGGTGCAGAGCGACAACCTGGCCGTCAAGGCGCGCAACGCGAAGATCAAGATGGTCCTGCTGGTCGCCGGGGCCAACGACGACCTCCAGTTCGGCCCGGTCATGACCGACTGCGTGACCCGCTGGGTGCTCATCCAGGGCACCTGCGAGCCCAAGTACGGGCCCGGCTGGCAGGCACGCGTCGACGGCCTGAAGCCCAAGGTGGAGGCCACCGTCGCGGACCTCAGGACCGTCATGCGCGACGCCGGCTACGCCGACTCCGACTACAAGCTCGTCGTGATGGGCTACCCCAGCCCCATCGGCCCCGACTTCTACGACAACCCGAACTTCCCCGGCAAGCTGCCCGGCGGCTGCGCCGGCTACGACTCCGACGCCGCCTGGGGCCGCAACTACGCCGTGCCCGCCTTCGAGAAGGGCATGCGCGCCGCGGCCCTCGCCTCCGGCGCGATCTACCTCGACAACTCGCGGCTCTTCCACGGCCACGAGGTCTGCATGGAGGACACCTGGGCCCGCGGCCTCTACCTGGACCTCGGGGACCACTTCCCGTGGGACGAGAACACCGCCCGCCAGTCCTTCCACCCCAACTACCGCGGCCACGGCGCCTTCGCGTCCTGCCTGACCCAGCTCTACGCGTCGGGCCTGCGCGAGGCCTCCTGTGCCGACCCCGCGAGCACCGGGACGCCCGTCCTGCAGGCCGGAGCCTGGGACGACAAGTTCAAGCCCCTCAAGAACGAGGCCACCGGCAACTGCCTCGACGCCTTCGGCGGCTCCAGCGCCGACGAAACCAAGATCGTCGGCTGGGACTGCCACGGCGGCCGCAACCAGGGCTGGTGGTACGACACCGCCCGCAAGTCCCTCCACATCGAACTGACCCAGGACCGCTGCCTCGACGCCCCCGGTGCCAACTACGGCTCCGGCACCGGCCTGATCATCTGGAACTGCCACGGCGGCGCCAACCAGCAGTTCGTCCGCGACGGCGCCACCTACCGCCCCGCCGCCGCCCCGGGCATGTGCCTGACGGTGGCCGCCGCCCACGAACCGCTGCGCCTGCAGACCTGCAACGGATCCGCGAACCAGCGCTTCGCATAA